Part of the Oncorhynchus nerka isolate Pitt River linkage group LG14, Oner_Uvic_2.0, whole genome shotgun sequence genome is shown below.
catattcctctctcccttctattgcaacctccccccctctccctcaccttGTTGTAGGTCTTGGAGGCCTCTATGTACTCAGAGACGGCCAGGTAGATGAACTTGTACTGGGCTTCAGTCTGCACCATGCCTGACCGCTGGTCTCTCACCATCTGGATGCTCTTCTGGATGTCTATGTCACAGTCCAGACCTATGGACAACCAGGAAGTTAGAATCACAATCCACAACAAAAACATTGTCATTCTACAGTGATGACAGGCATTACAAGGATCATGGGACAAAAGAGCCATAATAagatacagtataatatcatgAAGATCTGAAGAAATGTAGAACTTTGGTAATGAAAGAGACTCACCTTTCGTGTCGATGGTCTCGATGATCATGTCGATCACCACAATGGTGCCAGTTCGGCCTATTCCAGCACTGCACAGAAACACAACACAAACAGAGTGGTTGTAGGGACAACtgtcagtacagtacaatgtgatTGGGCTCAATGCAATTCACTGAAAATAATGAACTGTATTGACATCATTTCTAGAGCAGTATTGATCATCTAAGTCATTCTGTGATCGGAGGTGTAAAGTGTTCATGGACAAACGGAGAGGGATTTGTCACGTTGTCACACTAACAGATGTCTCAGCCAGGGGATGACCACTTTACACACGCGTGACTGTGACAGTTTGGTTATATTATAAAGACCAGTGGATTGGATAAGAACTTTGTCCTTATGGATGTCTTTCAGTGTAAAGAAGCAAAGGAAATAGCTTTTGTCATTAAACTGTACTGCAACAGCCTTGtaaacactctatacactattaCGCTGTACTTATGTCTTCTTACATAACAAATAGTCACGGGACCAACAACGTACAAGGACCCTCCCTATCTTTGATATCACAAGGGGGAAATTCCTATAGGATGAACTGTCAGTTGACTTAAAATGCTGAGTACTGCAACTaaggttgcacattttggggaatattcagaggtgggaaCTTTCTGTTggaattaacaggaatatatgggaattaacggaaatatataCAAATTAATatgaataccatttaaatgtagatgttttttgcattggatatatttaccatatcatatagagacaaaaacataaaccttttaccttataattagacataattgcaaattattaaatccttccaatagaaataaaaaaaactatttagttacgaattgaactttaattcaatgtgtttgcttttcacatgggatgatttcactgaacaacaaaagaaagcatatattgaatgatccccaatgatccatcacatctccctaaaatgttttcaacatacatctgtaaaattatagtctagaaactaaagctttggttgtcttcctctcaggcttccatgtcttctccctggacctcctcaatgttcacctcttgaacatcagactctgaggcctcatcttcactgtcactttccaaccttgttgaggatggctcattgtcaggctcaaaaagcctcaaatttgctcGGATgcccaccaatttttcaacccttgtattggtcagcctgttgcgtactttggtgtgtgtgttcccaaaaaaggaccagttgcgctctaaggcggctgatgttggtgggatctggaggatgatggaggcaacagggggaaaagcctcagatccacaaagtcccttccaccaggtggctgatgagatatgttggcacgactgtcatatctccatcccaaagcccttgcttggaagtgtacttcgccactCTGCCAAGagccttgccctcatccaggccaaggtggcgagacacagaagtgatgacaccataggcctcgttgatctctgcaccaacatgtacgctgtggcgtgtatgggcttcagacAGAAGtcttgatgtatttcagaactgcagtttcctctgcttggagctactgtgaagtgggcagggcgatacggatttcttctcttacatctgcaagcagagtctgaacatcagacaggatggcattgtctccctcatttacatttacatttaagtcatttagcagacgctcttatccagagcgactactgctataggtttcaggagtttcaggctgcttaccactctctcccaaaatacatcatccgggaggatcctcttgatggggctgtccatatcagcagactatgatatggccatttcttggagagactccttcccctccaggagactgtcaaacatgatgacaacaccaccccaacgggagTTGCTGGGCAGcatcaatgtggtgctcttattatTCTTACTTTggttggtgaggtagattgctgctataacttgagccttcacatacctaaccatttccttggctctcttgtagagtgtatccgttgttttcagtgccatgatgtccttgaggagcagattcaatgcatgagcagcacagccaatgggtgtgatgtgaggataggactcctccactttagaccaagcagccttcatgttcacagcattgtctgtcactagtgcaaataccttctgtggtccaaggtccttgatgactgccttcagctcatctgcaatgtagagatcggtgtgtctgttgtcctttgtgtctgtgctcttatagaataatggttgaggggtggagatgatgcagttaattattccttgcctaccaacattcgaccacccatcagagatgattgcaatacagtctgctttctcaatgatttgcttgaccttcacttgaactctgttgaactctgcatccagcaaatgagtagatagagtctggttggaggggtgtatgctgggcgaagaacattcagaaatctcttccaatacacattgcctgtgagcatcagaggtgaaccagttgcaaaCACAGCTCGatcaagacattcatcagcatttctctgactacgttcctccattgagtaaaaaaatcttctgattccaggaggaccatgagctgtttctatcgataaggtgtctgattcatcattttcacctcgaataaaagagggacttttgtcagaggttgcttaaTGTGAGCACTGAGGGAATTTTATGCACTtagccagatgattctgcatctttgttgcattcttcacatatgaagGCACAgtatttggcacagtatttgcaaatgtacacagcttttccttctccatatgtctccacacatcagatagtggcattttcctgtaaagatttgaAAAAATgagtattttctttttttttaaacaattccatgtacagataaatatttAAGCAgctagattaaacaactcctttgtaagataatttttttttaatgaaaacaGGTGAATTAGCAGGCtaaagcaagctaaaacccacatggtagcaaaaactaactagcagaaattgttaacaagttagaaatgatttaaacacactttctgttggctactatttactagttaacaaaacaaTCATGTATGTCCTatgaaatatattcaccccatccagtattgtaatcaaaatttACTAGAAAGCAtctagtccttggctcagacagtgtggTAGTgagggctcaatagcatctcattagtgtgcaggatcttgagaatcagctgtacatgtgatggaagaatacactgtgcatgcagagggttgcaattccattgaattggggatagttgaACCAAATATGCCACAaaacctagaattgccttatttgtatcccacaaaaaaagatTCACTGTTATAACCAACTtctttgatgaatttaagcaacaTTACCAGGCTAAATTTCCCATGGAAAGTTTCCGACACTTTGTAACCCTAACTGCAACTAATCTTAACAACTAATCTTTAATCCTGGAAAAACAACATAATCTGAAATTCTTATAATGTATTCTAGACAATGGAGAATGGATAGAACTGACACTTATCTTCCTGAACACAGCTGGAATATACCAAGTTTACAGCTGGAAGACAGCTAGAATATACCTGCAGTGGATGATCATTGGCCCGGCGTTGGCGAACTCGGCCTGTTTTGTGTTGACCTGAGTGAGGAAGCTGAGCACCCCTCCTGGCTCCTCGGGAACTCCATGGTCGGGCCAGCTCAGGTACTGGTAGTGCCAGATAGTACGGACCGAGTCCGACTGGGACAgacgaggaggggagaggaacgagacaaagaggagagacatgagtAATACTGTAAACTCAGCTAATCTGTGACTGCAGTGATGACCGAGGTAACAGTGATGACAGTGATGATAATGATAACAGTGACGACAGAGATGATAATGGTAACAGTGATGACAGAGATGATAATGGTAACAGTGATGACAGAGATGATAATGATAACAGTGATGCAGTGTTGACAATGGTAACAGTGACGACAGAGATGACAGTGACGATAATGGTAACTGTGATGCAGTGATGATAATGGTAACAGTGATGCAGTGTTGACAATGGTAACAATGATGACAGTGGTAACAATGATGACAGAGATAACAATGATGACAGTGGTAACAATGATGACAGAGGTAACAATGATGACAGTGGTAACAGTGATGACAGTGGTAACAATGATGACAGTGGTAACAATGATGACAGTGGTAACAATGATGACAGAGGTAACAATGATGACAGTGGTAACAATGATGACAGATGTAACAATGATGACAGTGGTACCAGAGTTAAGAGAGGTGATGATGAGTGGAACCAGCAGGTGGTACCTACCTGATCCAGAGGGGAGATCTCCATAACCCTGATCTTGTAGTCAGTGGCATCTCTCTCAGAGACCCAAGTGACCACATACGGCCCCACCTCTTTGGAGCCCTGCATTTCTGGCCAGTATGGCACGCATTTATTCTGCATAAAAAAAACATGGAGAAATGGTTTGAGGAAAATGATATGGGTAGTTTATACTATGTTATAAtattaaaatcatacaatgtaaaAGAAAATGCTTTCAAATTCTCAGTAACactcttaaaacttcttatggctgggggcagtattgagtagcttggatgaataaggtgcccagagtaaactgcctgctcctcagtcccagttgctaatatatgcatattatcagtatatttgaatagaaaacactctgaagtttctaaaactgtttgaatgatgtctgtgagtataacataactcatatggcaggcaaaaacctgagataaaatcaaaccaggaagtgggaaatctgaggttggtcgattttcaactcagcccctattgaggatacagtgggatattggtcatcttacacttcctaaggcttccaatagatgtcaaccgtctttagaaacttgtttgagacTTCTACTCTaaaggggggatgaatgagaggggaatgagtcagaggtctgccagcagtcacaagctggtcacgcgcattcacatgagaggtagtTCCCGTTCcatttgcttttctgaagacaaaggaattctccggttggaatattattgaagttttatgttaaaaacatcctaaagattgattctatacatcgtttgacatgtttctatggactgtaacagaactttttgacttttcgtctgcaactagtgaacgcgctttgtgatttgtttaccaaacgcgctaacaaaagtagctatttggacattatcgaacaaatcaaacatttattgtggaactgggattcctgggagtgcattctgatgaagatcatcaaaggtaagtgaatatttataatgttatttctgacttctgttgactgcacaatatggaGGATATATTTTTGGCTTGATGGTTCTCTGAGCgccatactcagattattgcatggtttgctttttctgtaaagcttttttgaaatctgacacagcggttgcattaaggagaagtttatctatatttccatgtataacacttgtattttcatcaacatttataatgagtatttctgtaaattgatgtggctctctgcaaaatcactggatgtttttggaactactgaacataacgcaccaatgtatactgagatttaaaaaaatataaatatgaactttagcaaacaaaacatacatatattgtgtaacatgaagtcctatgagtgtcatctgatgaagatcatcaaaggttagtgattaattctatctctatttctgatttttgtgactacactctttggctggaaaaattgctgggtttttctgtgatatggctctgacctaacataaccgtttgtggagctttcgctgtaaagcctatttgaaatcggacactttggtgggattaacaacaagattacctttaaaatggtataagataatggtatgtttgaggaatttcaattatgagatttctgttgttttcaatttggcgccctgcactttcactggctgttgtcatatcgatcccgttaacgggatctcagccctaagaagttttaagtcACTAACCCGTCCCTTCTCGACCTCCCTGGTTGTCATGACGATGACCCTTGTCCTCTCCTGCCACACCATCTGCCAGAAATCGTTGACAGTTGTTGCAAGGCAGCCCTGACAGGCGATGTACACCTTCTGGTCACTGGGCTCCTGCAGCTTATTCtacaaagagatggagaaagttaGTAAAATATGTAAAATATTGTCTACATGGAGACAAAGCCCATTGCAATTATAGTCTCTGATCATATTAATTAAGACATATTCATGTTTAGACTTGTTATGGATTCCTAACAGAGGTTTATCATTTGATGTTGAGGCTACAAGGTGACATAACATGTACTTACTGTCACATAGTTGCCATTGATGTAATCTGAGCCAATGATATCGGGGTCTCCAGATGACAGAATGACCCTGGTCTCATCAACTGGGAGGAGAATAGGATGAGTGTGGAGATGgaaggatgagagagagcgaTGAGGGGATGtatcagacagagagaatataaaTGGAAGAGAAAATGTAAAGAAGATGGGTAAAAGATAAGAGGCTGCACTTTATTAGTAGATGCTCTTACAGGGAAGGATGTTCTTATATCGGTTTTTGCTTTTGTTTTCTGGTCTCATCCCTTCTTCTCTGCTCTTCTTCACCTTTGTCTCCTGCTTTTGAAGGGCCTGAaaagaacgagaaagagagagaaggatagtcATTGTAAGCTCAATGCAATTTTAAAAACATCAACATGCATTCAATTACTTAACCAACAGTATAGAGGGGCCTTTAAAAGGGTCACTTCTTGAAAATAAAAATAACCTCTCTAACAGCCATGACATTTCACAACCATGACAAAACAAATACAAGAATATCTATGGGCTAAAAACACTCAATTAAAAAACatctgacatgggctagttgatctggacatttctgaccagttataaatagctctctaaggtctGCAATGACTGACAcgacaagaggaactgatgatgcgCTACCCAATTTTGAAATTACAACTTGTGCATTCTagtattacaactttcaagagtaagtttaaAACTGGACTGAGTTCActttatatatatgttttttttaatgccgaccccacagtttgggaaccactggactagagGAAAGAGTTTTCCCCCATGGAGCTCTTGAATGTACAGGGAATAAAGTCAGTAGAGCTCCCTCTGGTGGAGTACTAGAGGGTGTCTCTAATGTGGCTGAAATAATGCATACAGGTATCTGGGGACAGGCTATACAGTTTAGCAGATAAGCCCCATCTTGATCTGGGTGACTTGTTGTTTTTACCTTGAGCCATTTCAGGTCATCAAAGTGAGAGTGATGATCACAGGATGGGCGTTTGAGAGTAATCAGTAATCCTGACTACAGGATGGGAGTTTGAGAGTAATCAGTAATCCTGACTACAGGATGGGAGTTTGAGAGTAATCAGTAATCCTGACTACAGGATGGGAGTTTGAGAGTAATCAGTAATCCTGACTACAGGATGGGAGTTTGAGAGTTATCAGTAATCCTGACTACAGGATGGGAGTTTGAGAGTAATCAGTAATCCTGACTACAGGATGGGAGTTTGAGAGTTATCAGTAATCCTGACTACAGGATGGGAGTTTGAGAGTAATCAGTAATCCTGACTACAGGATGGGAGTTTGAGAGTAATCCTGACTACAGGATGGGAGtttgacaggattgtgtcgaggcacagatctggggaagggtacgaaaacatttctgcagcattgaacgtccccaagaacacagtgccctccataaaagaagaagtttggaaccaccaaaactcttcctagagctggccgcccagcaaaactgagcaatcagggatgaagagccttggtctgggaggtgaccaagaaccagatagtcactctgacagagctccagagttcctctgtggagatgggagaaccttccagaaggacaacaatctctgcagcactccaccaatcaggcctttatggtagagtgggcagacagaagccactcctcagtaaaaggcacatgatagcccgcttggagattgccaaaaggcacctaaagactctcagactatgaatctgatgaaaacaagattgaactcttaggcctgaatgccaagcgtcacgtctgaaggaaacctggcaccacccctacGGTGAAGATGTGGAGATatttttcaggggcagggactggagactagtcaggatcgagggaaagatgaacggagcaaagtacagagagattcttgatgaaaacctgctccagagcactcaggacctcagactgtggtgaaggttcaccttccaacaggaccatgaccctaagcacacagcaaagacaacgcaggagtggcttcaggacaagtctgaatgtccttgagtggcctgcCAGAACcctgacttgaacctgatcgaacatctctggtgagacttgaaaatagctgtgcagcgacgctccccatccaacctgacaggacttgagaggatctgcagagaagaatgggagaaactccccaaatacaggtgtgccaagcttgtcgcatcatacacaagaagactcgaggctgtaatcgctgccaaaggtacttcaacaaagtactgagtaaagggtctgaatacttatgtaaattatacatttgcaaaaaaaaactgtttttgctttgtcattatggggttttgtgtgtagattgatgaagtaaataaaaaataatttcatacattttagaataaggctgtaacgtgacaaaatgtggaaaaagtcaaggggtctgaatactttccaaatgcactgtatatcttgTGTTCATCTCTATGTACACATTAGGGGATAGACGTATTCTTATAGCTAATCCAGCTATACCGTAGCGCCTTACAACCTGTCCTGACCCATGACCCCTGGTGGGAGCTGCTGCTAGTGCTAATCCAGTCCCCTGGCTATGAGGGGAGTTTCAGTGAAGTTCCTCATCAGCCCCTCTCATCCTGCCTTTTAGCCTGTGTCAGCTCAGGTGAACTGTAATTGGTCTGAAGGATTGGGGTTACACATACATCCAGTGTTTACTATTTCACTGGGCTAAAACAAAAGCCTGCATGTGTACTCCAGGACCAGAGTAACCTAACCCCTGGCCTAACCTCACAGTCTTGAGGGAAGGGATTGACTGTAAAAATCCCAGACATAGATTCACTCAACCCAGGTGTGACAACTCAAAATCTTTGCAGGAATACCTTCAGGAGAATGAGTTATTGTTGAAAGACATGCAAATCCCCATTCCCAGTATTTGTGGAATACTGACATACTGTATTACTATGAATACATTCATGAATGCTCTATAAATATGGCATGTTTATTATGTGTTATGTATTCTTTATGAACATACAGATAATGTACATTCTTTACCCATATTTTTTCTACCATTTGAAAAGTTATTTTTAATGTGCTGTTAAAGCAGTTTGGAATTAGTGTTAGACAATTTCTAATCTCTCATGGCCAGACTATGTAGCATCTGAAGCAATTGCGCAAGCTTTTAGTTGTGGGTTTCTGAGATTAGACAATTTGGCCTGAAATagcagtaccaccagtaccacatgGTGGTAGTAAAAATGTGGTCTATGGTTCTTGCAGTCTACTTCCTATGGCTGTAGTTGTGAGACCTTTAACCATTTGATTCTAGTTTTTCCTTGCAACACTCTCACTTTGACTTGTCCAACGGAACATGTTTCAAAATGTTTCACCATGTTGCACAAGAGTAAAGGCACATTACATACACCGTTTATATGACCAACCAAATggtcaaacacagacacactaacattCTGACAACACCAGGCACGCGCGTGCACCATCGCcatgcatgttgattttgtccatcaACACCGGAAGCCATCAGGACACTCAGGTTGAATTATCAAAACAAACTGAaacaactatattaatttggtgacaggtcgaaaagcattaaacattcatggcaatttagctagctagcttgccgttgctagctaatttgtccggGTACATAAACAtttggttgttattttacctgaaatgcacaaggtcctctactccgacaattaatccacagataaaatggTAAACTgagttagtttctagtaatctctcctccttcagggttcttcttcttctttggactttaaaTGGCGGTTAGCAACCAACTtgaaggtgcattaccaccaccaatgTACTGGAGTATGGACCTCAATTAATCTTTCAATCACCTacatgggtatatgctcctaaaaaccaatgaggagatgggagagccgGGACTTGCAGCGCATCAAGCGTCACAAATataaccaagttctattttagcgcctggctacggAGACGCTCGTTGACTCGAGCGAGCAGTTTGGATGCAAtgatgtatgtgtacatttattttgcaatgctggtgtggtcagcatgtaagaaaTTAGTCCTCAGCTAACCTATAGTAGAGTAAAGCATCCTGGTTTCATAGACTAGAGATAACATGGTACATTTAAATCCGAGACAATAAAATTAGTATGATATTACATTTGGTATGGTAACATAAGatagatggttacttaaggcaaaacaAAGTAGGTTGGTTGTTCGGGGTGGATGCATGGGTGTATAACGCtaacatctagcaacccaaaggttgctagtttgaatctcattacggacaactttagcattttagctattTTTAAAATACTTACTACCTTTTCGCacgttagctaacccttcccctaaccttaaccctttaacctaactcctaaactttaccctaaccttaaccctaacccctagactaGCTAAAATTAACCAAGTAGTTAACGTTAGCCACCTTGCTAGAATTCGTTACATATCATACTTTTGAAAAATTCATAACATGTagtacgttttgcaaattcgtaacatataataaTAATTGTAATTCATAATATTTCATATAAAATGGGTGATGatcatccacaaattaatacataccataagaAACTTAGAAtctcatactaaatggagtgtctcgaaTTTACAtacataataatataaaatgctctgagaccaggttgagaAAAGAGAAGAAGAGGTTAAGAAGGGTTGTTCAAAACATCACATCTTCCTTCCATCAAAAACTTAATCGACTTACATCAAACTCCTCCCAGAATCCTGCTTTGCTCTTCttgtctccctcgttctctctctcggcCATCTGGTCCAGCAGCCTCACTCTGCTGTCAATGTCTGCTGCATTCACTCTGGTGGAAAAGTAGGGctgaaggagagaaggatggagtagACAGGAAAGAGAAGAAAAGGAGAAGAAGTCCAGATTTGTTCGGATATGGCTCTATCTTGTCAGTGACCTTTAACCCATTATAAGATACAGTATCTCCGACCTGTGTAAGGTTGTAACTTGACTGGAACACTCACGGTGACCTGTATAGGGTTACAACTGTAAGTCCTGTATGTATTTACCTGTTTGAGGTGCACCCAGGTTCCAGACATCTCCTCGATGCCTTTGCGTTTGTAGTGCTCCATCAGGTCAGCCAGGGTGTCAAACATCTCTGTGCCTCCCACCGTGTACCGGTCATTCtatttatataaatatatgacgacatgggtcccattatgcctggcgaaaaccaaacactgcattccacagtaagaaccttataccaacggtcaagcatgatggtggtagtgtgatggtttggggatacTTTGCTGactcaggacctggacgacttgccttatAATATAATTATAAGATAATTCTactggagaatgtcaggccatccgtctgtgagctgaaacacagctgggtcatgcagcaagacaatgatccaataCAAACAATCAAGTCATAAAAATGGCTAAAAAGCAAgaaatttgaagttttggaatggcctagtcaaagtacAGACCTAATCTCAATTGGAATGTTGTGGCAGAccttgaaacgagcagttcatccttgaaaacccacaaatgttgttGAGTTCTGCAggcaagagtgggccaaaattcctccacagcgatgtgagagactgatcaacaactacaggtaGCATTTGGTTGctgtcattgcagctaaaggtggcacaaccagttattgagtgactatgtaa
Proteins encoded:
- the LOC115125830 gene encoding tyrosine-protein phosphatase non-receptor type 6-like isoform X4; its protein translation is MVRWFHRDISGLDAESVLKSRGVHGSFLARPSRKNQGDFSLSVRVGELVTHIRIQNTGDFYDLYGGEKFATLSELVEHYTAENGILQDKDGTIIELKYPFNCSDPTTERWYHGHLSGPNAEKLLWERDEPGTFLVRESLSKPGDFVLSVLTEEKSKASCGGRRVSHIKIMCQNDRYTVGGTEMFDTLADLMEHYKRKGIEEMSGTWVHLKQPYFSTRVNAADIDSRVRLLDQMAERENEGDKKSKAGFWEEFDALQKQETKVKKSREEGMRPENKSKNRYKNILPFDETRVILSSGDPDIIGSDYINGNYVTNKLQEPSDQKVYIACQGCLATTVNDFWQMVWQERTRVIVMTTREVEKGRNKCVPYWPEMQGSKEVGPYVVTWVSERDATDYKIRVMEISPLDQSDSVRTIWHYQYLSWPDHGVPEEPGGVLSFLTQVNTKQAEFANAGPMIIHCSAGIGRTGTIVVIDMIIETIDTKGLDCDIDIQKSIQMVRDQRSGMVQTEAQYKFIYLAVSEYIEASKTYNKGAETEYGNLQFKHQPASRKVSKNKERELYENLAKGKKDVKKQKSEEKKSGSVRKR
- the LOC115125830 gene encoding tyrosine-protein phosphatase non-receptor type 6-like isoform X3, translating into MSCGWFHRDISGLDAESVLKSRGVHGSFLARPSRKNQGDFSLSVRVGELVTHIRIQNTGDFYDLYGGEKFATLSELVEHYTAENGILQDKDGTIIELKYPFNCSDPTTERWYHGHLSGPNAEKLLWERDEPGTFLVRESLSKPGDFVLSVLTEEKSKASCGGRRVSHIKIMCQNDRYTVGGTEMFDTLADLMEHYKRKGIEEMSGTWVHLKQPYFSTRVNAADIDSRVRLLDQMAERENEGDKKSKAGFWEEFDALQKQETKVKKSREEGMRPENKSKNRYKNILPFDETRVILSSGDPDIIGSDYINGNYVTNKLQEPSDQKVYIACQGCLATTVNDFWQMVWQERTRVIVMTTREVEKGRNKCVPYWPEMQGSKEVGPYVVTWVSERDATDYKIRVMEISPLDQSDSVRTIWHYQYLSWPDHGVPEEPGGVLSFLTQVNTKQAEFANAGPMIIHCSAGIGRTGTIVVIDMIIETIDTKGLDCDIDIQKSIQMVRDQRSGMVQTEAQYKFIYLAVSEYIEASKTYNKGAETEYGNLQFKHQPASRKVSKNKERELYENLAKGKKDVKKQKSEEKKSGSVRKR
- the LOC115125830 gene encoding tyrosine-protein phosphatase non-receptor type 6-like isoform X2; translation: MTFVYQTQMAHKRLDAHTCTHTAERREQTLRQKRGGVEDRDTKRKEGAREYHRTTERKIKKRGGKKEVKVKMVRWFHRDISGLDAESVLKSRGVHGSFLARPSRKNQGDFSLSVRVGELVTHIRIQNTGDFYDLYGGEKFATLSELVEHYTAENGILQDKDGTIIELKYPFNCSDPTTERWYHGHLSGPNAEKLLWERDEPGTFLVRESLSKPGDFVLSVLTEEKSKASCGGRRVSHIKIMCQNDRYTVGGTEMFDTLADLMEHYKRKGIEEMSGTWVHLKQPYFSTRVNAADIDSRVRLLDQMAERENEGDKKSKAGFWEEFDALQKQETKVKKSREEGMRPENKSKNRYKNILPFDETRVILSSGDPDIIGSDYINGNYVTNKLQEPSDQKVYIACQGCLATTVNDFWQMVWQERTRVIVMTTREVEKGRNKCVPYWPEMQGSKEVGPYVVTWVSERDATDYKIRVMEISPLDQSDSVRTIWHYQYLSWPDHGVPEEPGGVLSFLTQVNTKQAEFANAGPMIIHCSAGIGRTGTIVVIDMIIETIDTKGLDCDIDIQKSIQMVRDQRSGMVQTEAQYKFIYLAVSEYIEASKTYNKGAETEYGNLQFKHQPASRKVSKNKERELYENLAKGKKDVKKQKSEEKKSGSVRKR
- the LOC115125830 gene encoding tyrosine-protein phosphatase non-receptor type 6-like isoform X1, with the translated sequence MTFVYQTQMAHKRLDAHTCTHTAERREQTLRQKRGGVEDRDTKRKEGAREYHRTTERKIKKRGGKKEEVKVKMVRWFHRDISGLDAESVLKSRGVHGSFLARPSRKNQGDFSLSVRVGELVTHIRIQNTGDFYDLYGGEKFATLSELVEHYTAENGILQDKDGTIIELKYPFNCSDPTTERWYHGHLSGPNAEKLLWERDEPGTFLVRESLSKPGDFVLSVLTEEKSKASCGGRRVSHIKIMCQNDRYTVGGTEMFDTLADLMEHYKRKGIEEMSGTWVHLKQPYFSTRVNAADIDSRVRLLDQMAERENEGDKKSKAGFWEEFDALQKQETKVKKSREEGMRPENKSKNRYKNILPFDETRVILSSGDPDIIGSDYINGNYVTNKLQEPSDQKVYIACQGCLATTVNDFWQMVWQERTRVIVMTTREVEKGRNKCVPYWPEMQGSKEVGPYVVTWVSERDATDYKIRVMEISPLDQSDSVRTIWHYQYLSWPDHGVPEEPGGVLSFLTQVNTKQAEFANAGPMIIHCSAGIGRTGTIVVIDMIIETIDTKGLDCDIDIQKSIQMVRDQRSGMVQTEAQYKFIYLAVSEYIEASKTYNKGAETEYGNLQFKHQPASRKVSKNKERELYENLAKGKKDVKKQKSEEKKSGSVRKR